In Geobacter anodireducens, a genomic segment contains:
- a CDS encoding HNH endonuclease, with amino-acid sequence MGQSFRPRRPGKPPVRSDAELDEMVRRMRAEQSGPGSYREQSLKIHGWICAKCGREFELNNLHLLTVHHRDGNHHNNPPDGSNWENLCVWCHDDEHSRGVLGDYLDDRSKT; translated from the coding sequence ATGGGACAGTCGTTCCGACCCCGCAGGCCCGGCAAACCGCCCGTGCGCAGCGATGCCGAGCTCGATGAGATGGTGCGGCGCATGCGCGCGGAACAGTCCGGCCCCGGCAGCTACCGGGAGCAGTCGCTGAAGATCCACGGCTGGATCTGCGCCAAGTGCGGCCGGGAGTTTGAACTCAACAATCTGCACCTGCTCACGGTGCACCACCGGGACGGCAACCATCACAACAATCCCCCCGATGGCAGCAACTGGGAGAACCTCTGTGTATGGTGCCACGACGACGAGCACAGCCGCGGCGTGCTTGGGGACTATCTGGACGACCGCAGCAAAACGTGA
- a CDS encoding flavodoxin, whose amino-acid sequence MKKVLVTYYSRSGNTEKMARMIADSLVTRDLTVELIKVEEVDIDTLPSYDGFIVGSPNYFGTMAWPVKKFIDESVKYFRKLDGRAAAAFTSEGMIGGGGDTVVLDILKAFLIHGCIVQGLTSAGHYGPVAVGAPDGRIANEVNVLAATFTELVNRVR is encoded by the coding sequence GTGAAAAAAGTACTCGTAACCTATTACTCGCGCAGCGGCAATACTGAAAAAATGGCCCGCATGATCGCCGACAGCCTCGTGACCAGAGATCTGACCGTTGAGCTGATCAAGGTCGAGGAGGTCGACATCGACACGCTCCCCTCCTATGACGGCTTCATCGTCGGCTCTCCCAACTACTTCGGCACCATGGCCTGGCCCGTGAAAAAGTTCATCGACGAGAGCGTCAAGTACTTCAGGAAGCTCGACGGCAGGGCCGCCGCCGCGTTCACTTCGGAAGGGATGATCGGCGGCGGGGGCGACACGGTGGTCCTCGACATCCTCAAGGCGTTCCTGATCCACGGCTGCATCGTCCAGGGGCTCACGTCGGCCGGGCACTACGGCCCCGTGGCCGTGGGGGCGCCCGACGGACGGATCGCCAATGAGGTGAACGTTCTCGCGGCAACATTCACCGAGCTGGTCAACCGGGTCCGATGA
- a CDS encoding HD family phosphohydrolase, protein MRDGAAQGGETIPKTARHCRELVDRWLADGSFDRRLPEVARLRGVPQPEVYHAEGDAFVHTMLALSAVDGGADPRVFWGVLLHDIGKAETTEFISGRWRAWGHAERGAAMVPAVMERLGIPELAADVAWLVRHHTFHFSWNLAPAARLTRNQHRFLDHPLLPLLLEVCRADADGSHGGSDKGDKIEQIADLLNDERRA, encoded by the coding sequence ATGAGGGACGGAGCTGCACAGGGGGGCGAGACGATCCCGAAGACCGCCCGCCACTGCCGTGAGCTCGTCGACCGCTGGCTGGCCGACGGCAGTTTCGACCGGCGCCTCCCGGAGGTCGCGCGGCTGCGGGGCGTTCCCCAGCCCGAGGTGTATCACGCCGAGGGAGACGCCTTCGTCCATACCATGCTCGCCCTGTCGGCCGTAGACGGAGGGGCTGATCCGCGTGTTTTCTGGGGGGTGCTCCTGCACGATATCGGCAAGGCGGAGACCACCGAATTCATCAGCGGGCGCTGGCGCGCCTGGGGCCATGCCGAGCGCGGCGCAGCCATGGTACCGGCGGTCATGGAGCGGTTGGGAATCCCTGAGCTGGCAGCGGACGTGGCCTGGCTGGTCAGGCACCATACCTTCCATTTTTCCTGGAACCTGGCGCCGGCCGCGCGGCTCACCCGCAATCAGCACCGCTTCCTGGACCACCCCCTGTTGCCGCTGCTGCTGGAGGTCTGCCGCGCCGACGCGGACGGCTCCCACGGCGGCAGCGACAAGGGTGACAAGATCGAGCAGATAGCGGATCTGCTCAATGACGAAAGGAGAGCATGA
- a CDS encoding MBL fold metallo-hydrolase has protein sequence MASLTLRHLAGNTWLIPAPAAIGVYVRDGRAVLIDSGNDEDAGRQILKLLNGQGWTLDLIVNTHSNADHIGGNAFLQKKTGCRIAATVPEAAFIANPILEPSFLYGGYPVKALRNKFLMAKPSTVTDIIEATGPILDTGLEAVTLAGHFFGMIGIRTPDGVLFAADSLFPESILAKYPIFYLYDVREHLASLRRLRELDAAIYVPSHGAPSPEIGPLIEANEQRVRQTVSFVESCCAAPASFETVLERVCGEYGIVLDPNQYVLVGNTIRSILAFLSEEGRIAMIFDGGRLLWGAAEQREA, from the coding sequence ATGGCTTCCCTCACCCTTCGACACCTGGCAGGCAACACCTGGCTCATCCCCGCACCGGCCGCCATCGGCGTGTATGTGCGCGACGGACGGGCCGTGCTCATTGACAGCGGCAACGACGAGGATGCGGGACGGCAGATCCTGAAGCTCCTGAACGGCCAGGGGTGGACCCTTGACCTCATCGTCAACACCCATTCCAATGCCGACCACATCGGCGGCAACGCGTTCCTTCAGAAAAAGACCGGCTGCCGCATCGCTGCCACGGTCCCGGAGGCCGCCTTCATCGCCAATCCGATCCTTGAGCCGTCCTTCCTCTACGGCGGCTATCCCGTGAAGGCGCTGCGCAACAAGTTTCTCATGGCCAAGCCGTCCACGGTCACCGACATCATCGAAGCCACCGGCCCCATCCTCGACACGGGGTTGGAGGCGGTCACGCTGGCCGGACACTTTTTCGGCATGATCGGCATCCGCACCCCGGACGGCGTCCTCTTTGCCGCCGACAGCCTGTTTCCGGAGTCAATCCTCGCCAAGTACCCCATCTTCTACCTCTACGACGTCCGGGAGCACCTGGCGTCGCTCCGGCGGCTCCGGGAGCTGGACGCGGCCATCTATGTGCCGAGCCACGGGGCGCCTTCCCCGGAGATCGGCCCGCTGATAGAAGCCAATGAACAGCGGGTGCGCCAGACCGTTTCCTTTGTGGAGTCCTGCTGCGCGGCGCCGGCCTCCTTCGAAACGGTGCTTGAACGCGTCTGCGGGGAGTACGGCATCGTCCTCGACCCGAACCAGTACGTGCTCGTGGGGAATACCATCCGCTCCATCCTCGCCTTCCTGTCCGAAGAGGGGCGGATCGCCATGATCTTCGACGGGGGCAGGCTGCTTTGGGGCGCCGCCGAGCAACGGGAGGCGTGA